A window of the Trichoderma asperellum chromosome 6, complete sequence genome harbors these coding sequences:
- a CDS encoding uncharacterized protein (EggNog:ENOG41), translating to MAAPLIWINAFPGTGKLTIAKAIKSIGASVTIIDNHQLIDPVAWKFSRDDPCYQIERKRERERAFQRHVQDPTTASETIIFTDFQTDNELGRSVAYEYQTAAITAGRPFIPIYLECDLEVNIERATSQERVFSTTTKLTDPILLQDFRSKCRLFEFEGLSLGICVDTTNKDPSDIAKIILKYLQEVYKRE from the exons ATGGCAGCGCCGCTCATCTGGATCAATGCCTTTCCCGGAACTGGGAAACTCACCATAGCTAAGGCAATAAAGTCCATAGGCGCATCTGTTACTATTATCGACAACCACCAGCTCATAGATCCAGTTGCATGGAAGTTCTCTCGCGATGACCCGTGCTACCAAATAGAACGaaagcgagagcgagagcgagcatTTCAAAGACATGTTCAAGATCCTACGACGGCTTCAGAAACCATCATTTTCACag ATTTCCAGACAGACAATGAATTAGGTCGAAGTGTTGCATATGAATATCAAACAGCAGCTATAACAGCTGGCAGGCCTTTTATCCCCATCTATCTGGAATGCGATCTCGAAGTGAATATTGAGAGAGCCACAAGTCAGGAACGGGTCTTTAGCACCACAACAAAGTTGACCGATCctattcttcttcaagatttCCGGTCAAAATGTAGACTTTTTGAGTTCGAAGGACTATCTTTGGGAATTTGTGTTGATACAACCAACAAAGATCCGAGCGATATAGCAAAGATCATCTTAAAATATTTGCAAGAGGTATACAAACGAGAATAG
- a CDS encoding uncharacterized protein (EggNog:ENOG41~TransMembrane:6 (o6-25i32-48o60-82i145-162o198-222i339-358o)), whose protein sequence is MDAHIYPQPLVFLLCAVTIFEVSLFCLPPHSLYRAAAIALLAAVTYSFQLSLLEHIPNRAFLSLALGATWTTFLNAFEILIVSNVGPQDPGLQLANSEKPIYQALRAATLPFNWRRIGTKWQIKAPASTEDGSIPGRVRFLFRRLGVLIACYLVIDLCAAGPPPDPNMITREKQTISYLLAGTGATSEDVGFRVISTIVFLINAALGVIGVYNLLAIVAILCGDQPQSWPHIWQGWPSQAYSVRRFWSNYYHQGLRKALSGPADWIVDLVIPRGNLISRYSRLALAFFFSAMLHHQAEGSENGQLIFFSSQAFGIMLEDTAHWLYSFSPIQLPRHVEHALGYLWVLVWLVCLVPYWSYSTMRIIDDPVRDRATFEIFKKVLSK, encoded by the exons ATGGATGCACATATTTACCCGCAGCCCCTAGTTTTTCTGCTCTGTGCCGTTACCATCTTTGaagtctctcttttctgtctGCCGCCGCATTCCCTCTACCGCGCCGCAGCCATCGCTCTGCTCGCGGCCGTGACCTACAGCTTCCAGCTCAGCCTCCTGGAACACATCCCAAATCGCGCCTTTCTATCTCTCGCGTTGGGCGCAACCTGGACTACATTCTTGAACGCTTTCGAGATCCTTATTGTGTCAAATGTCGGCCCTCAAGACCCCGGCCTTCAGTTAGCCAATTCCGAAAAGCCGATCTACCAGGCACTTCGGGCAGCCACATTACCATTCAACTGGCGGCGCATCGGAACTAAGTGGCAGATTAAGGCCCCAGCCTCGACGGAAGATGGCTCCATACCCGGGCGCGTGCGTTTCCTTTTCAGGAGACTGGGTGTTCTAATCGCCTGCTATCTCGTCATAGACCTCTGCGCTGCCGGTCCTCCGCCAGACCCAAATATGATCACGAGAGAGAAGCAAACTATCTCGTATCTGCTTGCTGGCACGGGGGCAACCTCAGAAGACGTCGGTTTTCGGGTGATAAGTACCATTGTCTTCCTTATCAACGCAGCCCTTGGCGTGATCGGGGTCTACAACCTTCTAGCAATAGTTGCCATCCTTTGCGGTGACCAGCCACAGAGCTGGCCTCACATCTGGCAGGGCTGGCCGAGTCAGGCGTATTCTGTGAGAAGATTCTGGAG CAATTACTATCACCAAGGTCTGCGTAAGGCGCTCAGTGGGCCAGCTGATTGGATAGTTGATTTGGTTATCCCCCGTGGTAACCTAATCTCGCGGTACTCGCGGCTCGCTcttgcatttttcttctctgcaaTGCTACACCACCAGGCTGAGGGATCTGAAAATGGACAATTAATTTTCTTCAGCAGTCAGGCATTTGGTATCATGCTAGAAGATACAGCTCACTGGCTGTATAGCTTTAGCCCCATACAGCTCCCTCGACACGTTGAGCACGCCTTGGGGTACCTTTGGGTGCTAGTATGGTTAGTGTGTCTCGTGCCGTACTGGTCTTATTCGACAATGCGCATAATAGACGACCCTGTGAGGGATCGAGCAACGTTTGAGATTTTCAAGAAGGTCTTATCCAAGTAA
- a CDS encoding uncharacterized protein (EggNog:ENOG41), with protein MSIFDAIGNTPVIKLNHIVPDGSADVYIKLEFFNPTGCYKDRMALSMIEQAEKRGDLQPGMTVVEATGGSTGSSLAFVCAQKGYNFEVVCSNAFSVEKLRSITALGAKLDIVHSPTGKVTADLMPSMMQRAKEVGDQEGYYYTNQFQNQDALIGYEGIGHELVIQFPNGIDAFCGAIGTAGMAMGVGRVFRSKMPATKIVILEPASAPHITKGQTGPHSVEGIAVVSRPTHLDETLYDEARAIEEDKARAMCRLLAKKEGLLVGTSTGINVVAALELAKELGAGKTVVTVAVDTGLKYLNGNLFQE; from the coding sequence ATGAGTATCTTCGATGCAATCGGTAACACCCCggttataaaattaaaccACATTGTTCCCGATGGGTCTGCCGATGTCTATATTAAACTCGAATTCTTCAACCCAACAGGGTGTTACAAAGATCGGATGGCGCTATCCATGATTGAACAAGCGGAAAAGCGTGGAGATTTACAGCCGGGTATGACAGTTGTGGAAGCTACTGGTGGCAGCACTGGATCTTCACTTGCTTTTGTCTGCGCGCAGAAAGGCTACAATTTTGAAGTTGTGTGCTCCAACGCCTTTTCAGTTGAGAAACTGCGTTCAATCACTGCGCTTGGGGCAAAACTCGACATAGTACACAGTCCCACTGGTAAAGTCACAGCCGACCTTATGCCATCCATGATGCAACGTGCAAAAGAAGTGGGTGACCAAGAAGGATACTACTACACGAACCAATTTCAGAACCAGGATGCTCTTATTGGGTACGAAGGTATTGGCCATGAGCTGGTCATACAATTTCCCAACGGCATTGATGCTTTTTGCGGCGCCATCGGCACTGCCGGAATGGCCATGGGTGTTGGGAGAGTTTTTAGATCGAAAATGCCCGCCACGAAGATTGTCATTTTGGAGCCAGCCTCGGCGCCGCACATCACCAAGGGCCAAACTGGACCGCATAGTGTCGAAGGCATTGCTGTTGTAAGCCGCCCGACTCATCTTGATGAAACATTGTATGACGAAGCCCGCGCtattgaagaagacaaagctCGTGCCATGTGTCGCCTCCTTGCCAAAAAGGAAGGGTTGCTTGTCGGCACATCCACAGGGATCAATGTTGTCGCAGCGCTGGAGCTTGCAAAGGAACTGGGAGCTGGTAAAACAGTTGTTACCGTTGCGGTTGATACGGGTTTAAAATATTTGAATGGCAATCTGTTTCAAGAGTAA
- the NRC2 gene encoding serine/threonine protein kinase, AGC, protein MPSKAANTSAGGPVSNRLRSFFRMNSSASSINEKERGSNSLSISGVPTGNGNSSDSHSTKTSRHTKLFNNTVGRLRSHTVASENNKLEEAMSPTALANPYFAHQGQPGLRHHNEGSVPPSPPDTPTLKISSPDGAEAEQATSETKEELARRLRRVASAPNAQGLFANAGNKGDRPGTAELGKDPLIQNAKSGSLSLIDGAKPEAQHPLHAEDTLGALPPPQTPLAFRRTYSSNSIKVRDVEVGPSSFDKIKLIGKGDVGKVYLVREKKSNRLYAMKVLSKKEMIKRNKIKRALAEQEILATSNHPFIVTLYHSFQSEDHLYLCMEYCSGGEFFRALQTRPGKCIPEDDARFYAAEVTAALEYLHLMGFIYRDLKPENILLHQSGHIMLSDFDLSKQSGPGGKPTMIVGKNGARTDSLPTIDTRSCIADFRTNSFVGTEEYIAPEVIKGSGHTSAVDWWTLGILIYEMLYGTTPFKGKNRNATFANILREDIPFPDHTGAPQISNLCKSLIRKLLIKDENRRLGARAGASDIKAHPFFRTTQWALIRHMKPPIVPNQGHGIDTINFRNVKESESVDISGARAMNATGVPLDSGLATPGNEAVDPFLEFNSVTLHHDDDVQFHDISYASSPAS, encoded by the exons ATGCCCTCAAAGGCCGCCAACACCTCCGCCGGGGGCCCAGTGAGCAATCGCCTGCGCAGCTTCTTCCGCATGAACAGCAGCGCGAGCAGCATCAACGAGAAGGAAAGGGGCAGCAACTCCCTTAGCATCAGCGGCGTGCCCACGGGCAATGGAAACAGCAGCGACTCACATTCCACCAAAACTTCTCGACACACCAAGCTTTTCAACAACACCGTCGGCCGGCTCAGGTCACACACCGTCGCTAGCGAAAATAACAAGTTGGAAGAGGCTATGAGCCCTACGGCGCTTGCCAACCCCTACTTCGCTCACCAAGGCCAACCTGGCCTGCGCCACCATAACGAAGGCTCAGTGCCACCGAGCCCCCCAGATACACCGACGCTCAAGATCTCAAGCCCGGATGGTGCCGAGGCTGAGCAGGCGACGAGCGAAACGAAGGAAGAGCTGGCCCGTAGGTTAAGAAGGGTCGCTAGCGCACCCAATGCCCAGGGATTATTTGCGAATGCTGGAAACAAGGGCGATCGTCCAGGTACTGCTGAACTGGGCAAGGATCCTCTAATTCAGAACGCCAAATCAGGTTCACTTAGCCTCATTGATGGCGCAAAGCCCGAAGCACAACATCCTCTACATGCCGAAGATACGCTTGGCGCTCTGCCTCCTCCACAGACTCCCTTGGCCTTCCGCAGGACATACAGCTCCAACTCTATCAAAGTCCGCGATGTTGAAGTTGGTCCCTCCAGCTTCGACAAGATTAAGCTTATTGGTAAAGGTGATGTGGGTAAAGTGTATTTggtgagagaaaagaagagcaaccGACTCTACGCCATGAAAG TTTTGAGCAAGAAAGAGATGAtcaagagaaacaagatcAAGCGCGCCCTTGCCGAACAAGAAATCCTCGCGACGAGCAACCACCCCTTCATTGTTACATTATACCACTCCTTTCAGTCTGAAGACCATCTTTATCTTTGCATGGAATACTGCAGCGGTGGAGAATTCTTCCGAGCCCTTCAGACTCGCCCTGGCAAGTGTATTCCGGAAGACGACGCCCGTTTTTACGCCGCGGAAGTTACGGCTGCGTTGGAATATCTTCATCTCATGGGTTTCATTTACCGAGATTTGAAGCCAGAGA ACATTCTGCTTCACCAATCCGGCCACATCATGTTGTCAGATTTTGATCTCTCAAAGCAGTCTGGCCCCGGCGGCAAGCCGACAATGATTGTTGGCAAGAACGGAGCGAGAACGGATTCTCTACCAACTATTGATACCCGGTCATGTATCGCTGACTTCAGGACAAATTCATTCGTTGGTACTGAAGAGTACATTGCTCCTGAAGTTATCAAGGGCAGTGGTCACACGAGCGCGGTCGACTGGTGGACGCTGGGTATTCTCATATACGAGATGCTTTACGGAACTACGCCTTTCAAGGGGAAGAACCGAAATGCCACTTTTGCCAACATTTTGCGCGAAGATATACCTTTCCCTGATCACACTGGAGCACCGCAAATCTCAAA TCTGTGCAAATCACTCATCAGAAAGCTTCTCATCAAGGACGAGAATCGAAGGCTAGGTGCCCGCGCCGGTGCATCGGACATCAAGGCCCACCCCTTCTTCCGTACGACGCAGTGGGCTCTCATTCGCCATATGAAGCCGCCGATTGTCCCTAATCAGGGCCATGGAATTGATACGATCAATTTTAGGAACGTCAAGGAGAGCGAAAGCGTTGATATCAGTGGAGCAAGGGCGATGAATGCTACTGGTGTTCCACTGGATAGCGGACTGGCAACTCCAGGCAACGAGGCTGTAGACCCATTCCTCGAATTCAACAGCGTTACACTTCACCACGACGATGACGTGCAATTCCACGATATAAGTTATgcatcatcaccagcatcCTAA